From a single Granulicella aggregans genomic region:
- a CDS encoding TonB-dependent receptor, with protein MMMQHRFNSILYRDLTRLRKQAVTGFAAIFFLMSVFVTGPASAQTTQASVHGNVHDKTNASVVGATMTLVNVETHVAATTVTNSTGDYLFVNINPGTYTLEASFAGFSPEKVKPFQLQVNQTSTLDFALAVGSKDVVEVDAVGQALQASTSELGLTLESKQIEDIPINSRNFTSLLTTAPGVSPVVVSGSQSASYTTNIGPIIIPSVNGQGNRSDLFVVDGILDIETFGDAYAVQPIIDAIQDQKLQSHNDSAEFGGSTGGTINVATKSGTNTLHGSAWDYNQTPQLQAIPYFSAVASQTRQNQFGGTIGGPVVIPHLYHGRDKTFFFGAYEGFRNKSPGTSYYLVPTPAQLAGDFTAPGLPKIYDPATTVCDASGNCSRSQFSYQGVLNKIDPARINQGDLAYLKNALPAYTTNTLPSPGANAFENAPNTESYNSFDVRIDETLNEHNSAYFRYMAIRGNQTNGPANLPFNQTTDGYSYVGSYVHTFGSNSVLHVQGGRTYENRLQSTRFVGVPSNLNSQIGFQSGLTDGYVTAGSIIPGIQVDGYFGSNNETVVPQTTANSWSGKGDFTHVIGKHTIKVGSEFNGIGESQDIQYATLEMNPKETSSLLGDSSGDGAASFVIGVPYAFTKRNVVESLSFGGVLSFYAQDQFQVSQKLTLNAGIRYDLAFIPKFGRPQDGNQPVGNYDFNNGTYIVYKVPGSCASLGTAPCIPTADGSLPDHVVASPDGKIFQNQYNNFQPRLGAAYRVDPTTVIRGGIGLAFDNYAALVQNIRGVSGNWPSVAQLAQTNINAPTAATPFPGYTTQNLPALTTLPSATPFNQFNWFVDPKTKDSYSLQYNFGVQRQLDKTTVVAASYVGSLNRRLSVGGNYNISTTPGPGDPRLRSPYPYIQPTFYSRSIGSGNYNSLQVQLTRSLFKGLAATVAYTWSKSIDEGCSGFFGTEGCGVQQIYNIRADRSVSAFDVPQNLTATYNYQLPVGRGKILNVDNRFLDLLVGGWEYSGFIRLNSGQNYTLTYASDIANIGNSGYERPNVVGPLKPSNQTYTHWLDASSFATPAQYTYGTMGRNALRAEFYKGWDMSLLKEFPIYDRFHGRFDVDAFNVFNHPIFGIPDTGLNDQNFGKIGYTASGTRAVQLSAKITF; from the coding sequence ATGATGATGCAACACCGCTTCAACTCAATTCTCTATCGCGATCTTACCCGCCTCCGCAAACAAGCGGTTACAGGGTTCGCGGCCATCTTCTTCCTCATGTCGGTCTTTGTGACTGGCCCGGCCTCTGCCCAGACGACCCAGGCATCCGTCCACGGCAATGTCCATGACAAGACGAATGCGTCCGTGGTCGGAGCAACGATGACCCTGGTCAACGTCGAGACACACGTGGCCGCGACGACCGTGACGAACAGTACCGGCGACTATCTCTTCGTGAACATCAACCCGGGGACGTATACCTTGGAGGCCTCCTTTGCAGGCTTTAGCCCGGAGAAGGTTAAGCCGTTTCAGTTGCAGGTAAACCAGACCAGCACACTCGACTTCGCGCTTGCGGTCGGCAGCAAGGACGTCGTCGAGGTGGATGCGGTCGGCCAGGCGCTACAGGCTTCGACTTCAGAACTCGGACTCACGCTCGAATCCAAGCAGATCGAAGACATCCCGATCAACAGCCGCAACTTTACGTCGCTGCTAACCACCGCTCCGGGCGTCTCGCCGGTGGTGGTCTCGGGCAGCCAGTCGGCCAGCTACACCACCAACATCGGCCCCATCATCATCCCCTCGGTCAATGGACAGGGCAATCGCAGCGACCTCTTCGTGGTCGACGGCATCCTGGACATCGAGACCTTCGGCGACGCTTACGCTGTGCAGCCCATCATCGACGCCATCCAGGACCAGAAGCTCCAGTCGCACAACGACTCCGCGGAGTTTGGCGGCAGCACCGGCGGCACCATCAACGTAGCCACCAAGTCCGGTACCAACACGCTGCACGGCTCGGCGTGGGACTACAACCAGACGCCCCAGCTCCAGGCGATCCCTTACTTTTCCGCAGTCGCCTCACAGACCAGGCAGAACCAGTTCGGCGGAACCATCGGCGGACCGGTCGTGATCCCGCACCTCTATCACGGCAGAGACAAGACCTTCTTCTTCGGCGCGTATGAGGGCTTCCGCAACAAGAGTCCCGGCACTTCCTATTATCTGGTTCCCACGCCGGCCCAGTTGGCGGGTGACTTCACGGCCCCCGGACTTCCCAAGATCTACGACCCGGCTACCACTGTCTGCGACGCCTCCGGCAACTGCAGCCGCAGTCAGTTCTCGTACCAGGGTGTGCTGAACAAAATCGACCCGGCGCGTATCAACCAGGGTGACCTCGCGTACCTCAAAAACGCACTTCCCGCCTACACCACCAATACGCTCCCCTCTCCGGGGGCAAATGCCTTTGAGAATGCCCCCAACACGGAGTCGTACAACTCCTTCGACGTCCGCATCGACGAGACCCTGAACGAACACAACTCCGCCTACTTTCGCTACATGGCCATCCGTGGCAACCAGACCAACGGACCCGCAAATCTGCCCTTCAACCAGACCACGGACGGCTACTCCTACGTTGGCAGTTACGTACACACCTTTGGATCGAACTCGGTGCTGCACGTCCAGGGCGGCCGCACCTACGAAAACCGGCTTCAAAGCACCCGTTTCGTTGGAGTTCCCTCGAACCTGAACTCTCAGATTGGCTTCCAGTCCGGCCTTACCGACGGTTATGTGACGGCGGGCTCGATCATCCCCGGCATCCAGGTCGACGGCTACTTCGGATCGAACAACGAGACGGTCGTACCGCAGACGACCGCCAATAGCTGGTCTGGCAAGGGCGACTTCACCCACGTCATCGGCAAGCACACCATCAAGGTTGGTTCTGAGTTCAACGGCATCGGCGAGTCGCAGGACATCCAGTACGCCACTCTCGAGATGAATCCGAAGGAGACCAGCAGCCTGCTCGGCGATAGCTCCGGGGACGGCGCGGCATCCTTCGTCATCGGCGTTCCCTATGCCTTCACAAAGCGAAACGTCGTTGAGTCGCTCAGCTTTGGCGGCGTCCTCAGCTTCTACGCCCAGGACCAGTTCCAGGTCAGTCAGAAGCTGACTCTCAACGCCGGCATCCGCTACGACCTCGCCTTTATTCCGAAGTTCGGCAGGCCGCAGGACGGCAACCAGCCAGTCGGCAACTACGACTTCAACAATGGCACCTACATTGTCTACAAGGTGCCCGGCTCTTGCGCCTCACTCGGTACCGCGCCCTGCATCCCAACGGCTGACGGCTCCCTGCCCGACCATGTGGTCGCCAGCCCGGACGGCAAGATCTTCCAGAACCAGTACAACAACTTCCAGCCCCGGCTAGGCGCAGCCTACCGTGTTGATCCCACGACAGTCATTCGCGGCGGCATCGGCTTAGCTTTCGACAACTACGCCGCTCTGGTCCAGAACATCCGCGGCGTCAGCGGCAACTGGCCCTCGGTCGCGCAACTGGCCCAGACCAACATCAATGCCCCCACCGCTGCGACTCCGTTCCCCGGATACACGACACAGAACTTGCCGGCACTGACGACCCTGCCTTCGGCAACTCCGTTCAACCAGTTCAACTGGTTCGTGGACCCGAAGACCAAGGACTCTTACTCGCTGCAGTACAACTTTGGTGTCCAGAGGCAGCTCGACAAGACGACGGTCGTCGCTGCATCGTACGTCGGCTCCCTCAACCGTCGGCTCAGCGTGGGCGGCAACTACAACATCTCCACGACCCCCGGCCCCGGCGACCCGCGTCTGCGCAGTCCCTATCCTTACATTCAGCCGACCTTCTACTCGCGCAGCATCGGCAGCGGCAACTACAACTCGCTTCAGGTGCAGCTGACCCGCTCGCTCTTCAAGGGTCTCGCCGCCACCGTCGCCTACACCTGGTCAAAGTCCATCGACGAAGGCTGCTCCGGCTTCTTCGGCACGGAAGGCTGCGGCGTTCAACAGATCTACAACATCCGCGCGGACCGCAGTGTCTCCGCATTCGATGTGCCGCAGAACCTGACCGCCACCTACAACTACCAGTTGCCCGTAGGCCGCGGAAAGATATTGAACGTCGACAACCGCTTCCTCGACCTACTCGTTGGAGGCTGGGAGTACAGCGGCTTCATCCGGCTCAACAGCGGACAGAACTACACCCTTACCTACGCCTCCGACATCGCCAACATCGGCAACTCCGGCTATGAGCGGCCCAACGTCGTCGGTCCCCTCAAACCTTCGAACCAAACGTATACGCACTGGCTAGACGCGAGCAGCTTCGCAACTCCAGCGCAGTACACCTACGGCACGATGGGCCGCAACGCCCTCCGCGCCGAGTTCTACAAGGGCTGGGACATGTCGCTGCTGAAGGAGTTCCCGATCTACGACCGGTTTCATGGGCGGTTCGATGTCGATGCCTTCAACGTCTTCAACCATCCCATCTTCGGAATTCCGGATACCGGTCTCAACGACCAAAACTTCGGTAAGATCGGATACACGGCAAGCGGCACACGCGCCGTACAACTAAGCGCGAAGATAACCTTCTAG
- a CDS encoding RraA family protein, with protein MSGQLTEDTSDERRFELIRSTLYTPVIGDILDTLGFYHQFLPQAVQPLLPEMRIVGRALPIQIADAWGKQQTPFGRMTEALDSIKPFDIYVATGGCMNCAAWGEIMTATAKVRGGAGAIIDGFHRDTPRVLEQNWPVFSRGRYAQDAGVRAKVADFGCPIEIGGVSIQPGDLIVGDLDGVIVVPRKVEDEVIRLAVEKATGEQVVRKAIEAGMTSTEAFHKFGIL; from the coding sequence TTGTCAGGGCAATTGACGGAAGATACAAGCGACGAGCGGCGCTTCGAGCTGATTCGGTCCACTCTTTACACGCCGGTCATCGGCGACATCCTGGACACGCTCGGTTTTTATCATCAGTTCCTGCCTCAAGCAGTACAGCCTCTACTGCCAGAGATGCGCATCGTGGGCAGGGCGCTCCCGATCCAGATCGCCGACGCCTGGGGAAAGCAGCAGACGCCGTTCGGCAGGATGACGGAAGCTCTCGATTCGATCAAGCCATTCGATATCTATGTTGCTACCGGCGGTTGCATGAACTGCGCCGCCTGGGGCGAGATCATGACAGCAACAGCCAAGGTGAGGGGCGGCGCGGGCGCGATCATCGACGGATTCCATCGCGATACCCCGCGCGTTCTCGAGCAAAATTGGCCGGTCTTCAGCCGCGGACGGTACGCGCAGGATGCAGGCGTCCGCGCTAAAGTGGCCGACTTCGGCTGCCCCATCGAGATTGGCGGCGTCTCGATCCAGCCCGGCGACCTGATCGTCGGCGACCTCGACGGAGTCATCGTCGTACCGCGCAAAGTCGAGGACGAGGTGATCCGGCTCGCCGTTGAGAAGGCCACGGGCGAGCAGGTGGTGCGCAAGGCCATCGAGGCCGGCATGACGAGCACGGAAGCCTTCCACAAGTTCGGGATTCTATGA
- a CDS encoding UxaA family hydrolase codes for MKRCFQVDTADNVATLLEDAGPERVTVLGAARNATVDLLEPIRLGHKVCTRKAAEGDLIVKYGVPIGVATAEIPVGAWVHLHNCASRVDERSNHLDVVTGVAKDTAYD; via the coding sequence ATGAAGCGCTGTTTCCAAGTCGACACTGCGGACAACGTCGCGACCTTGCTGGAGGACGCGGGACCAGAGCGTGTCACAGTGCTTGGCGCCGCACGAAACGCCACAGTGGATCTGCTGGAGCCCATCAGGCTGGGACACAAGGTGTGTACTCGGAAAGCCGCCGAGGGCGACCTAATTGTGAAGTACGGCGTTCCCATCGGCGTGGCGACTGCGGAGATTCCGGTGGGCGCGTGGGTGCATCTGCACAACTGCGCAAGCCGCGTGGACGAGCGCTCGAACCATCTCGATGTCGTCACCGGTGTCGCGAAGGATACGGCTTATGACTGA
- a CDS encoding UxaA family hydrolase — MTERSWSGYLRDDGRKGIRNLILVLYTVECASFVAHAVAEGESDVHVVGFPGCYDNAYAIRLMLALATHPNVGACLAIGLGCEYTQPARLAEAASKSGRPSDSFFIQEHGGTRSGIAKGKEALKSLRAQMDAKTVRVPMSWADLIVGAECGGSDGTSGLAGNPVVGRFYDLLIDRGGSAVFEEIVEMIGLRDVLHSRAATPEVAWQLDHAYEKAERYCKAVRQYSVSPGNFAGGLTTIEEKSMGAFAKSGSRPIQGVIEVSQQVPHSGLWLLDSVPDAHFMQFGYTNPNDTEGIMDLISVGAHIVMFVTGRGSVIGSPVAPLIKVTGNSRTFERMNEDMDFNAGTILSGERTLDEAAMDLMQLAGDVASGELSKPEALGHREYFVMYKHQDTPQLEAGCRA, encoded by the coding sequence ATGACTGAACGAAGCTGGAGCGGCTATCTCCGCGACGACGGACGCAAGGGCATCCGTAATTTGATCCTCGTGCTCTACACCGTGGAGTGCGCTAGCTTCGTGGCGCATGCTGTCGCCGAGGGCGAATCCGATGTGCACGTCGTCGGGTTTCCCGGCTGCTATGACAATGCCTATGCGATCCGGCTAATGCTTGCGCTGGCGACGCATCCCAATGTGGGTGCCTGCCTTGCCATCGGTCTAGGCTGCGAGTACACGCAGCCCGCACGGCTGGCTGAGGCCGCTTCGAAGTCGGGCCGACCAAGCGACTCGTTCTTTATCCAGGAGCACGGCGGAACGCGCAGCGGCATCGCCAAGGGCAAAGAGGCGCTGAAGTCGCTGCGAGCGCAGATGGATGCAAAGACCGTGCGTGTCCCGATGAGCTGGGCAGACCTGATCGTCGGCGCGGAGTGCGGCGGGTCGGACGGGACTTCAGGGCTTGCGGGCAATCCCGTCGTAGGCCGCTTCTACGATCTGCTGATCGACCGCGGTGGCAGCGCCGTCTTCGAAGAGATCGTCGAGATGATCGGTCTGCGCGATGTGCTGCATTCACGAGCGGCAACTCCGGAGGTCGCGTGGCAGCTAGACCATGCGTACGAGAAGGCAGAGCGGTATTGTAAGGCGGTGCGGCAGTATTCGGTCTCGCCCGGCAACTTCGCTGGCGGTCTTACGACGATCGAAGAGAAGAGCATGGGCGCCTTCGCGAAGTCGGGAAGCAGGCCAATCCAGGGCGTGATCGAGGTATCGCAGCAGGTCCCGCACTCCGGATTGTGGTTGCTGGATTCGGTGCCCGATGCACACTTCATGCAGTTCGGCTATACCAACCCCAACGACACCGAAGGCATCATGGATCTGATCTCGGTTGGCGCGCACATCGTGATGTTCGTGACCGGAAGAGGCAGCGTCATTGGCAGTCCCGTCGCGCCTCTGATCAAGGTAACGGGAAACTCGCGCACCTTCGAGCGCATGAATGAGGACATGGACTTCAACGCGGGAACGATTCTAAGCGGCGAACGGACGCTGGATGAGGCCGCAATGGACTTGATGCAGCTTGCGGGCGATGTCGCTTCCGGCGAGCTGAGCAAGCCGGAGGCCCTGGGCCATCGCGAATACTTTGTGATGTACAAACACCAGGACACGCCGCAGTTGGAAGCGGGTTGCCGTGCCTGA
- a CDS encoding SDR family NAD(P)-dependent oxidoreductase: MPDSEFNAIEEKEIVKTSLFDLTGHVAVVIGGTTGIGRAMALGLADSGASVVASSRRQEQVDEVAEELEAKGTKTLRIASDVCDRDSLQTLCDGTLEKFGKVDILINCAGMTKRAPTLDFPEDTWDTILETNLTGTLRGCQIFGRPMLERGYGRIINIGSMTTFRGFFEVAAYGASKAAVGSLTKSLAVEWSRHGVTVNAVAPGVFRTDINTHLLDGTERGREFLTRTPMGRFGDVQELVSSAVFLASPSASFITGEILAVDGGFLASGVNH; this comes from the coding sequence GTGCCTGATTCTGAGTTCAATGCAATCGAGGAAAAAGAGATCGTGAAGACGTCGCTGTTCGATCTGACGGGACACGTCGCCGTAGTCATCGGTGGAACGACGGGCATTGGCAGGGCGATGGCCCTTGGTTTAGCAGACTCGGGCGCGTCCGTCGTTGCGTCGTCTCGACGACAGGAGCAGGTGGACGAGGTCGCCGAGGAGCTTGAGGCGAAGGGCACGAAGACACTTCGCATCGCTTCGGATGTCTGCGATCGTGACTCGTTGCAGACGTTGTGCGATGGCACCTTAGAGAAGTTCGGCAAGGTCGACATACTGATCAACTGCGCGGGCATGACCAAGCGCGCGCCGACCTTGGACTTTCCCGAAGACACATGGGACACCATCCTCGAGACGAACCTGACAGGGACGCTTCGCGGCTGCCAGATATTCGGGAGGCCTATGCTGGAGCGCGGCTACGGCCGCATCATCAACATCGGCTCCATGACCACCTTTCGCGGCTTCTTTGAGGTTGCTGCGTATGGTGCAAGCAAGGCGGCGGTTGGCTCGCTCACAAAGTCGCTGGCGGTAGAGTGGTCTCGCCATGGTGTCACGGTCAATGCGGTTGCGCCGGGCGTCTTCCGGACCGACATCAACACCCATCTGCTCGATGGCACCGAGCGCGGCCGCGAGTTTCTGACGCGAACCCCGATGGGTCGGTTTGGCGATGTGCAGGAGCTTGTAAGCTCGGCTGTGTTTCTGGCTTCTCCTTCGGCATCGTTTATCACGGGTGAGATCCTCGCTGTAGACGGTGGCTTTCTCGCAAGCGGAGTCAATCACTAG
- the fucP gene encoding L-fucose:H+ symporter permease, translating into MLAAPPTQRSGEGQAGHTSMFAHGSLVPFALVTALFFLWGIPNNLNDILIRQFMKSFAITRLQAGLVQSAFYMGYVLLALPSALYMRKAGYKAGFILGLLLFGLGTFLFWPAALAGRYSFFLVALFVMASGLAFLETASNTFIALAGPAESSERRLNFSQAFNPIGSIVGALIGTLAILSGVELSSKKVAELQGLHQYDAYLRFETLRVVRPYMILGAVAFAFAFFIWRTAFPVLKDDAAGEETHAGTMGRLLRNRHLLLSIGAQFFYVGAQVGTWSYFIQYVQDYTGATEKVAGYFLTGTLVMFGIGRFASAYLMKFLAPARLMGSYCLINIVLVAIAVLHPGWAGVWMIFLTSFFMSLMYPTIFALGLQGLGPDSKLGGSLLVMAIAGGAVLTPMMGVLADRTSVALAYGIPLAGYVLIGCYSWLGQTKVGAASQPES; encoded by the coding sequence ATGCTAGCCGCACCGCCGACGCAGCGTAGTGGAGAGGGTCAGGCGGGCCACACCTCCATGTTTGCTCACGGAAGCCTCGTACCGTTTGCGCTGGTAACAGCGCTGTTCTTTCTCTGGGGCATTCCGAATAACCTCAATGACATTTTGATCCGGCAGTTCATGAAGTCGTTTGCGATCACGCGCCTTCAGGCTGGCCTGGTGCAGTCAGCGTTCTACATGGGCTATGTACTGCTGGCGTTGCCGTCGGCTCTCTACATGCGGAAGGCGGGTTACAAGGCCGGGTTCATCCTCGGGCTGCTGCTCTTCGGGCTGGGAACGTTCCTCTTCTGGCCGGCAGCACTCGCTGGACGGTACTCGTTCTTTCTTGTAGCGCTCTTCGTCATGGCCAGTGGACTTGCCTTCCTGGAGACGGCGTCGAATACCTTCATCGCGCTTGCCGGGCCGGCAGAGAGCTCGGAACGCCGCCTCAACTTCTCGCAGGCCTTCAATCCCATCGGCTCCATCGTAGGAGCTCTGATCGGAACGCTGGCCATCCTCTCTGGCGTGGAGCTAAGTTCAAAGAAGGTCGCGGAGCTGCAAGGCTTGCATCAGTATGACGCGTACTTACGCTTCGAGACGCTGCGAGTTGTGCGGCCTTACATGATTTTGGGTGCTGTCGCCTTCGCGTTCGCCTTCTTCATATGGCGCACTGCCTTCCCCGTGTTGAAGGATGATGCCGCCGGTGAAGAGACCCACGCGGGCACGATGGGCAGGTTGTTGAGAAATCGCCATCTCCTGTTGAGTATCGGAGCGCAGTTCTTTTATGTCGGTGCGCAGGTCGGGACCTGGAGCTACTTCATTCAATATGTACAGGACTACACGGGCGCAACGGAAAAAGTAGCCGGCTACTTTCTTACCGGGACGCTCGTCATGTTCGGCATCGGCCGGTTTGCATCGGCGTACCTGATGAAGTTTCTCGCGCCAGCAAGGTTAATGGGCAGCTACTGTCTGATCAATATCGTGCTTGTCGCCATTGCCGTGCTGCATCCCGGATGGGCCGGGGTTTGGATGATCTTTCTCACCAGCTTCTTCATGTCGCTGATGTATCCGACGATCTTCGCCCTTGGCCTGCAGGGTCTGGGGCCGGACAGCAAACTCGGCGGCTCCTTGCTGGTTATGGCGATCGCCGGTGGGGCGGTGCTAACTCCGATGATGGGAGTTCTGGCCGACAGAACGAGCGTCGCGCTGGCGTATGGCATTCCGTTGGCCGGATATGTGCTGATCGGTTGTTATTCGTGGCTCGGGCAGACGAAGGTTGGGGCCGCGAGCCAACCAGAGTCATAA